The proteins below are encoded in one region of Polynucleobacter sp. AP-Elch-400A-B2:
- the xth gene encoding exodeoxyribonuclease III — MTDSIRIAAWNVNSLKVRLPQVLKWLQDQERAKTPIDALCLQELKLTDDKYPHQELEEAGYISIAAGQKTYNGVAIIARKAALAPIATDHDTTFLKPVRNIPAHVDEQQRILAATVCFKGMQPIRLVSAYFPNGQSPDSVKFIYKLGWLKALENWLREELTQNSRLALLGDFNIAPSDIDVHDPSKWIGQNLVSPEERKAFQQLLELGLTDSFRMFEQAPKSFSWWDYRMMGFRRNAGMRIDHILLSDALKEKCNSSIIDKEPRTWEQPSDHAPVIAEIKA; from the coding sequence ATGACTGATTCAATCAGAATAGCTGCCTGGAATGTGAACTCCTTGAAGGTGCGTTTACCGCAGGTGCTCAAGTGGTTGCAGGATCAAGAGCGAGCAAAAACACCTATTGATGCGCTTTGCCTTCAGGAGCTCAAGTTAACTGATGATAAGTACCCGCATCAAGAGCTTGAAGAGGCGGGATATATCAGCATTGCTGCTGGGCAAAAAACCTATAACGGTGTGGCTATTATTGCTCGCAAAGCTGCCTTAGCGCCTATTGCTACTGATCATGACACTACTTTTCTAAAGCCAGTGAGAAATATTCCGGCTCATGTAGATGAACAACAGCGCATCTTAGCTGCCACAGTGTGCTTTAAGGGAATGCAGCCTATCCGCCTGGTATCAGCCTATTTCCCTAATGGGCAATCACCCGATAGCGTTAAGTTTATTTATAAACTAGGCTGGCTCAAAGCGCTAGAAAATTGGTTAAGAGAGGAATTAACTCAGAATAGTCGCTTAGCCCTTTTGGGTGACTTCAATATTGCACCCAGTGATATTGACGTACATGATCCCTCGAAATGGATCGGGCAAAACCTAGTTTCTCCAGAAGAACGTAAAGCTTTCCAACAACTACTGGAATTAGGCTTGACAGATTCTTTCCGCATGTTTGAGCAAGCGCCCAAATCTTTTAGCTGGTGGGATTACCGCATGATGGGCTTCCGAAGAAACGCTGGTATGCGTATCGACCATATTCTTCTAAGTGATGCGCTAAAAGAAAAGTGCAACTCAAGCATTATCGATAAAGAGCCTCGTACTTGGGAGCAGCCTTCGGATCATGCCCCCGTCATTGCAGAAATTAAAGCTTAG